From Dechloromonas sp. A34:
CTGCTGATTTTTGGCCTCGGCATGGCGGATACCGAGCTGCTGGCCTTGCTGGGCCAGTTGCGCCGGAAATCGGAAATTCCGGTCCTGATTCACGCTTCCGGTTGTGACGAACTCAAGCAGCTGGCCGGCGACACTATCGCGGCGCTCGATTTCCTGGCCCGGCCATGCGACAAAAACGAACTGCTCGCCCGTATCGGCCACCTCCTCCGGCCCAGCCCGGAACAGCCGGCGCCACTGCCGTGCAGCGAAATGCGCTGCCTGCGCTTTGGCCAGTGGACACTGGACACCGCCGCGCGCCAACTGATTGGGCCCGACGGCACGCCAACACCGCTCGGCGTCCCGGCCTATGCGCTGCTCTGCGCCTTCCTCGACCACCCGTTCGAGCCGCAGTCGCGCGAACAGCTGTCACGCGCCCTGAAACGCGAATATCTCCCCTACGACCGCATCATCGACGTTCATGTCAGCCAGATCCGGCGGATTCTCGGCAAACAGCAGAATGGCAGCGCTTTCATCAAGACCCTGCGCTCCGAGGGCTATGTCTTCATCGCCGCGGTCGACGCCGGCTGAGGGCGCGCTTTACAGCGGCAACTTGATGTCGACGATCAGGCCGCCAGCGCTGCCATTGCGGGCGTTGATCTGACCGGCGAGCGCCGCGATCGCCCGCCGGGCGATGGCCAGACCCAGGC
This genomic window contains:
- a CDS encoding winged helix-turn-helix domain-containing protein encodes the protein MHQTALIVDDDPTTRQALGAALASAGIANLIAEDVPAMWSLLETRPDLLIFGLGMADTELLALLGQLRRKSEIPVLIHASGCDELKQLAGDTIAALDFLARPCDKNELLARIGHLLRPSPEQPAPLPCSEMRCLRFGQWTLDTAARQLIGPDGTPTPLGVPAYALLCAFLDHPFEPQSREQLSRALKREYLPYDRIIDVHVSQIRRILGKQQNGSAFIKTLRSEGYVFIAAVDAG